Sequence from the Sphingomonas suaedae genome:
AGGCGATCCCCTATCGCCAGATCGACAATTTTCGTGAATTCTATTACGAGGACAAGACCAACAGCGCCTATTATTCGGACTGGGACACGATCCTCAAATACCAGTCGGCGCTCGGCTTCCACGGGATCGAGATCGCGCCCTGGGATCTGGCCGATATCCTTCCGCTGTTCGGTTCGCCCGAAAACTTCACCGCGTTCGCGAAGGATCGCGGGGTCGAGGTGATCGGCATGTTCCACGGCGCCCATGCCTCGCACGCCGCCGACCATTTCGACGAAGCCGTGCGATCGGGACGAGAGGCGGTGGACACGATCGTCAGGTTCGGCGGCCAGTATATGAATACCTGCCCGACGCAAAATTATTGCGGCACCGGGCCGCTCAGCCGCGAACAGGTGCAGCAATGCGCCAAGGTGATGAACGAGATCGGCCGCTATGCCACCGATCATGGCGTGAAGCTCGGCCTGCACAACGAGTTCTTCTGCGCGATCAATATCGAAAATCATCGCGAGCTGATCGAGTCGACCGATCCGAAGCTGGTGCACTATTGCATCGACACTGCGCAGATTGCGATCATGGGCGAAGACCTGCTGACCTTCTATAACGACTATCACGACCGGATCAGCACCTTCCACCTTAAGGATACCGGTTCGGCCAGGCAGCCGGACAGCGTCCGCTATGCCCGCGATCCGGAAATCGCTGACGATGGGACTCGGTGGTTCTGGGAGCCCGGCCTGGGCGAACTTGACCTTGCGGGTCTTTACCGCCTGCTCAAGCAACACGCGTTCAAGGGTTGGATGTCGATCGAATATGATGGCTCACCCGATCTCCTCGCGTCGATGGCGCTGACCCGCTATCATCTCGATAGCGTATTGCGGCCAATCTACGATTGATTGGCCGCGCAGCTTCGCGCGACCAGCACGCCCGGTGTCGGCCCGTAATCGGCATTCTCGCTGCCATAACGAATGAACTATGGAGCGCCTCACAGAGCGACAACTCGTGCCGACACCAGCCCGGAAGCTGGCGGATGATGGACAGGCCGGCAGCATCTCGATGCGAACCGCGACCTTCCTGTGGAACGAGATCGACGCACATGTCGGCGGGGTCACGGCGCCGCGCTCCAAGGGCCCTGCCTTCTCAGCGAAGGAAATGATGTTCGATCATCGGAAATGCTGTCCCCGATCGTCTAACAATGTAGCAGTCAGGGCGGATGGATCGGTATTTGGCACGAGACAGGCGCGAGATCATTACCTGGGTGGGGAGCAATATCGTTCCGCACGAGGGGGATCTGCGCGTCCGTTTGCGTCGCATGGCCGTGCCCGAGGATGAGATCGGAGACATTGTTCAGGACGCCTATGTAAAGATTTCCCGGCTCGACAGCGTTGCCCACATCCGCAGTGGACGCGCCTATTTTTTCGCAACCGCGCGCTCGGTCTTGCTGGACCGAATCCGCAGGAACCGGATCGTCCGCATTGACAGCATGACCGAAGCGGAGGCGTTGACGCTGGTCGACGAAGATCCGGGGCCGGAGCGTCGCGTGAGCGCGCGGATGGAGCTGGATCGCGTACAAATGTTGATTGCCGGATTGCCCGATCGGTGCCGAGAAATCTTTGAGATGCGTCGAATCCAAGGTTTGCCGCAGCGGGAGATCGCCGTTCGGATGAACTTGCCGGAGCATACGGTCGAGGCCCAGGCAATCCGGGGCCTGAAACTGATTATGAAGGCGATTGCAGCGGGTGACGAAGGTGTGGTTCGCACGCGCAATCGCAAGATGAAAGAACGAGAGGGTGACGAGCAGCGCAAATGACGACGATGCCGCGCGCTGGGCGATCCGGGTGGAGAACGGAACGCTCGACAGCGACGGGCAGCGCGAACTGGAGGAATGGTTGCGCGCGGACCCGCGCCGCCACGGCGCGCTGCTGCGTGCCGAAGCGACATTGGCGTATCTCAATCGCGGGCGTGCGCTGACCGACCGCGTGATGGATGATGCCGGTTCGGCACCGTCGCGCGGATGGTCCCGGCGGTCATTTCTCGCCACTGGCGGCGTGGCTGCGGTGGTGGTGGCGACCAGCTTGTCGGGTGCCTATCTGCTCCAGCCGGCGCCGATGGAAATTCGCACGGCCATAGGCGAAATCCGCCGCGTTCCCCTGCCGGACGGTTCGGTTGCTTCGGTCAACACCGCCAGCGACATCGCCGTCACCATGGCCGGCACGCGCCGCTCCGTAACATTGAAGGCGGGAGAGGCATGGTTCCAGGTCGCGCATGACACGAAGCGCCCGTTCGTCGTCGAAGCGGGAGAGGTTCGGGTCGAGGCGGTTGGCACCGCGTTTTCCGTCCGCCGCCGCGCAAATGGTGCGAGCATCGTGGTGACTGAAGGGGTCGTCGAAGTCTGGTCCGAAGGGGGCGAGATGCGTCGCACCCGGATCGCGGCCGGATCGCAGGGCTTTGTCGCCAATGAAGCGCCCGTGATCGAGGTAAAGACCGTGCCGGACGGCGCGGAACGCACCATCGCATGGCGCACGGGCGAGCTTGCCCTCAACGGCGAAACGCTGGCCTATGCGGTGGCTGAGCTTAATCGCTATAACAAGCGCCAGCTGGTGGTTGAAAATGTGAACCTGCTTCGCGAACCGATGGTGGGTTATTTCCGCGTGGATCAGCCCGAACAATTTGCGCGCGCCGCAGGAACGGCGCTGGGCGCGACGGTCACGGTCGAGGGTGAGACCATCCATCTCTCTCGCTGAACTGGATGCCTTGGCGCAAGATGCGGCGGCTGGTTTACGACCGCGATTGGAAGCCGGGCTATCTCTGCCGTGGCGTCATTTTTTTGTAATGGGTCATCGGAAACGATCACGCCGCCCGTCCTCTCAATTGGAGGCCATCTGCCAACGCGGCCCCGGGGGAGCGAGAATATGCGCGTATATAGTTCCGGTCAGACGATCCACTCCTGCCTGATGGCGGGCGCAGCTGCGGTTGCCATGACCGCGATTGCCGTTCCGGCAGCAGCGGCGCAAAGCAGGGCGATCGATGTGCCGGCACAGCCCGCTGCGCGCGGCATTCCGGCGTTTGCGAAACAGGCTGGCGTGCAGA
This genomic interval carries:
- a CDS encoding sugar phosphate isomerase/epimerase family protein, encoding MPNIRYANMCHWKAIPYRQIDNFREFYYEDKTNSAYYSDWDTILKYQSALGFHGIEIAPWDLADILPLFGSPENFTAFAKDRGVEVIGMFHGAHASHAADHFDEAVRSGREAVDTIVRFGGQYMNTCPTQNYCGTGPLSREQVQQCAKVMNEIGRYATDHGVKLGLHNEFFCAINIENHRELIESTDPKLVHYCIDTAQIAIMGEDLLTFYNDYHDRISTFHLKDTGSARQPDSVRYARDPEIADDGTRWFWEPGLGELDLAGLYRLLKQHAFKGWMSIEYDGSPDLLASMALTRYHLDSVLRPIYD
- a CDS encoding RNA polymerase sigma factor, yielding MDRYLARDRREIITWVGSNIVPHEGDLRVRLRRMAVPEDEIGDIVQDAYVKISRLDSVAHIRSGRAYFFATARSVLLDRIRRNRIVRIDSMTEAEALTLVDEDPGPERRVSARMELDRVQMLIAGLPDRCREIFEMRRIQGLPQREIAVRMNLPEHTVEAQAIRGLKLIMKAIAAGDEGVVRTRNRKMKEREGDEQRK
- a CDS encoding FecR family protein, which codes for MTSSANDDDAARWAIRVENGTLDSDGQRELEEWLRADPRRHGALLRAEATLAYLNRGRALTDRVMDDAGSAPSRGWSRRSFLATGGVAAVVVATSLSGAYLLQPAPMEIRTAIGEIRRVPLPDGSVASVNTASDIAVTMAGTRRSVTLKAGEAWFQVAHDTKRPFVVEAGEVRVEAVGTAFSVRRRANGASIVVTEGVVEVWSEGGEMRRTRIAAGSQGFVANEAPVIEVKTVPDGAERTIAWRTGELALNGETLAYAVAELNRYNKRQLVVENVNLLREPMVGYFRVDQPEQFARAAGTALGATVTVEGETIHLSR